The Podospora pseudocomata strain CBS 415.72m chromosome 1 map unlocalized CBS415.72m_1, whole genome shotgun sequence genome has a segment encoding these proteins:
- a CDS encoding uncharacterized protein (COG:C; EggNog:ENOG503NVND) — MTAPKTHPSIVLPSPFAPPTLLQTPTHAPNPNEALIKVTWTCSTPLDLHRAAGNLAIPSFPFHLGTAFAGTIVTLWLSPSLSSSSGLNINHELHETLKEGDRVFGFVSDGNPREAGFQTYVTVPVHKISKLPQGIVGWGLREAVTVPANLVTAFHCLSADLGIRLPWPKPRGFKGGEGKKVLVWGGGSSVGLYVIQVLKYWGYDHVIAVASGKHHGELRRLGARVCFDYRNSGVVGEIGRYLDREGGQGAGPRIPYFVDCIGSRDGTLKPLSKIAERGSKVAVMLPVIEVPAAEGRRPVFAADEKHVEGVVWQEGVEVMGVRTLNYEENGFYRDKLQPEIIPALLAQGAIQPNRTRIVEGATLLERAQNALQLLRDQVPSGERLVWKVSEDEQ; from the exons atgacagcccccaaaacccacccctccatcgtcctcccctccccctttgcgcccccaaccctcctccaaacccccacccacgcccccaacccaaacgaAGCCCTCATCAAAGTAACCTGGACCTGCTCCACCCCACTCGACCTTCACCGCGCCGCAGGcaacctcgccatcccctccttccccttccacctcggcaCCGCCTTCGCAGGTACAATCGTCACCCTCTGGCTCAGCCCCAgcctctcatcctcctcgggtCTAAACATCAACCACGAGCTCCACGAGACCCTCAAAGAAGGCGACAGAGTCTTTGGGTTCGTCTCCGACGGCAATCCGAGGGAGGCCGGCTTCCAGACGTATGTCACAGTCCCGGTGCACAAGATCTCCAAGCTACCCCAAGGGATAGTAggctgggggttgagggaggcggttACGGTGCCTGCGAATCTGGTTACGGCTTTTCATTGTCTGAGTGCTGATTTGGGGATACGGCTGCCTTGGCCGAAGCCGAGGGGGTTTaaaggtggggaggggaaaaagGTGCTggtgtggggagggggcagtTCGGTTGGGTTGTATGTGATACAGGTGCTCAAGTATTGGGGGTATGATCATGTTATTGCTGTTGCGAGCGGGAAGCATCAtggggagttgaggaggCTAGGGGCGAGGGTGTGTTTTGATTATAGGAAttctggggtggtgggggagattgGGAGGTATCTTGACCGAGAAGGGGGACAAGGGGCGGGGCCGAGGATCCCGTATTTCGTTGATTGTATTGGGTCTAGGGATGGGACTTTGAAGCCACTGAGCAAGATCGCAGAGAGAGGGAGTAAAGTGGCGGTTATGTTGCCTGTGATTGAGGTTCCTGCTgcagaggggaggaggccggtgtTTGCGGCGGATGAAAAGcatgtggagggggtggtgtggcaagaaggggttgaggtcATGGGGGTGAGGACGTTGAATTACGAGGAG AACGGCTTCTATCGAGACAAACTCCAGCCCGAGATCATTCCTGCCTTGCTGGCTCAAGGCGCTATCCAACCGAACAGGACCAGGATCGTCGAAGGTGCTACACTGCTGGAGAGGGCACAGAATGCACTTCAGCTATTAAGGGACCAGGTCCCGTCTGGTGAACGGCTTGTATGGAAGGTGTCAGAGGACGAGCAATGA
- a CDS encoding uncharacterized protein (COG:O; EggNog:ENOG503P3NK): MPSQRRLRALLYIVLAAVVVLLFFTSQARHSRETGAIKDFYHKTMNGLERERGGSQQVIPAHDHDADGDIDEDDAIMAKEMAAQLKQAEQKAKENANAKAPNKPDDPKKVIGVGSAAGGHKEEEDGDLEVEETPEEHQVEVELDLILRKSPVIIFSKSYCPYSKRAKGILLEKYVIEPAPYVVELDLHPLGRKIQDRLAIITKRTTVPNIMIYGKSIGGGDDVAALDNDNKLVAKIKELGGKRVEVSKRFSEKSS, from the exons ATGCCATCCCAACGGCGCCTCCGGGCCCTTCTCTACAtcgtcctcgccgccgtcgtggtgctcctcttcttcacttCGCAGGCCCGCCATTCACGAGAGACGGGCGCGATCAAGGACTTCTACCACAAGACGATGAatgggttggagagggaacGAGGCGGCTCGCAGCAAGTGATACCAGCGCACGACCACGATGCCGACGGCGAcattgacgaggatgacgccatcatggccaaggAGATGGCTGCTCAGTTGAAGCAAGCAGAACAGAAGGCAAAGGAAAATGCCAACGCAAAGGCACCCAACAAGCCCGACGACCCCAAGAAGGTCATTGGTGTTGGAAGTGCGGCAGGTGGTCacaaggaggaagaggacggggaTCTGGAAGTGGAAGAGACGCCCGAGGAGCACCAAGTTGAAGTTGAGCTTGACTTGATATTAAGGAAGTCTCCag tcatcatcttctccaagtCGTACTGCCCGTACTCTAAGCGCGCCAAGGGCATTCTTCTCGAGAAATATGTCATTGAACCGGCGCCATATGTGGTCGAGCTCGACCTTCATCCTCTGGGCCGCAAAATCCAGGACAGGTTGGCGATCATAACCAAACGAACCACAGTACCAAATATCATGATTTACGGCAAAAGCATCGGTGGCGGCGACGACGTTGCTGCACTCGACAATGATAACAAGTTAGttgccaagatcaaggagttGGGCGGCAAGCGGGTCGAGGTGTCGAAGAGGTTCTCCGAGAAGTCGTCATAA
- a CDS encoding uncharacterized protein (EggNog:ENOG503PGCN) yields the protein MTTNSATTTTTSLINADITLLIAEQTDLPTLLVLASTNKHLNSLINTYEHSIIKSKITTAIPNPLLQPPLGSVLSSHSSSTRQILPPWSFQVATELERRHARTEAMFNISTVPPTPLISAMFRVPSFAALPRQQFTQLVNLFKRACCLADHICDLALLVKIPAMARELSAVDPYVVQKAIHRTRQGFIKGLEPLDLALLTHLAALGGMAYAEEMGELMSSDPEGLERMVAFKETILREGSAALWGFLHPKEGEVIEGNGPPSLPPRARGSGLGRYIAGKVEGVLRDLHAYEMGLKERDHEEAEGEGEGEWADKEGVREGGWDDDDDDDPFVVLHGLHQTVMGAFPKPVEEPKDDEGDAVIEDESEQWEGEGVEYEEVDIEGEDVSSEEEGEIEEEEEVFPVEPREQLILEVVRSAVPCSV from the exons ATGACCACCAACTCTGccacaacaacgacaacgtCGCTCATCAACGCCGACATAACCCTCCTCATTGCAGAGCAAACCGACCTCCCAACCTTGCTCGTGCTAGCCAGCACAAACAAGCACCTCAACAGCCTGATCAACACATACGAACACTCGATCATCAAGTCCAAAATCACCACCGCTATCCCAAAcccactcctccaacctcccctcgGGTCAGTCCTATCCTCccacagctcctccacccgccAAATCCTGCCACCTTGGTCCTTCCAAGTAGCAACCGAACTCGAACGCCGCCACGCCCGCACCGAAGCCATGTTCAACATTTCCACCGTCCCCCCTACCCCCTTGATATCAGCTATGTTCCGCGTCCCTTCTTTTGCGGCGCTGCCACGGCAGCAGTTTACCCAACTGGTCAACCTGTTCAAACGGGCTTGCTGCCTGGCGGATCATATCTGTGATTTGGCGCTGCTGGTCAAGATACCGGCCATGGCGAGGGAGCTGTCGGCTGTGGATCCGTACGTGGTGCAAAAGGCGATCCACCGAACGAGGCAGGGGTTTATTAAAGGGTTGGAACCGTTGGATCTGGCGCTGTTGACGCATTTGGCGGcgttgggggggatggcgtatgcggaggagatgggggaatTGATGAGTTCTGAtccggaggggttggagaggatggtggcgtTCAAGGAGACTATTTTACGGGAGGGGAGCGCGGCGCTTTGGGGTTTTTTACATCcaaaggagggggaagtgATTGAGGGGAATGGACCACCTTCTTTGCCGCCTAGGGCGAGGGGGAGCGGGCTTGGGAGGTATATTGCGGGCAAGGTGGAaggggtgttgagggatTTGCATGCTTATGAGATGGGGCTTAAGGAGCGGGATcatgaggaggcggagggagagggggagggggagtgggcggataaggagggggtgagggaaggggggtgggatgatgatgatgatgatgatccgTTTGTTGTTTTGCATGGGCTTCATCAGACTGTCATGGGTGCCTTTCCTAAGCCGGTTGAGGAACCAAAGGACGATGAGGGGGATGCTGTGATAGAAGATGAGAGTGAGCagtgggagggagaaggggttgaatatgaggaggtggatattgagggcgaggatgtgagttctgaagaggagggagaaatagaagaggaagag gaagtttTCCCTGTTGAACCTAGAGAACAGTTGATCCTGGAGGTGGTTAGAAGTGCGGTTCCATGCTCAGTTTAG
- a CDS encoding uncharacterized protein (EggNog:ENOG50; COG:S), with the protein MLKIAMKRKRDKSRSDFHRYPPRLSAQRQDLKKSGYRSSPLSVQLQRKATAATQIESKRLLTVGHRGYRSSTRVGSVAPLGNTKEDDYYRNDSLKYCRHEEKKKKKTEILADRSRIYTGGGVASARLQIL; encoded by the exons ATGCTCAAGATTGCAATGAAAAGAAAGAGGGATAAAAGCCGGTCAGACTTCCATCGATACCCACCCCGCTTGAGCGCCCAAAGGCAAGACCTCAAGAAATCAGGGTACAGATCATCGCCACTCTCTGTACAGTTGCAGCGCAAGGCCACAGCCGCCAC GCAGATCGAGAGTAAAAGGCTTCTCACTGTTGGGCACCGAGGATATCGTTCATCAACCCGGGTGGGATCTGTGGCTCCTTTAGGGAACACAAAAGAGGACGACTACTATAGAAATGATTCTCTGAAGTATTGTCGACatgaggaaaaaaagaaaaagaagactgAAATTTTGGCAGACAGGTCGAGAATATAtactggtggtggggtggccAGTGCACGCCTGCAAATTCTGTGA
- a CDS encoding uncharacterized protein (CAZy:GH53; EggNog:ENOG503NWRK; COG:G) gives MIPRLNRKGNSHTPPHFQRRKLANHVCQGFRCRQKRWLTASRVTNPGCGPGFQQSREIALMPRPGTWIGSATPRIPLSTMLLPSLSTLLLAGLPAVNAAITYKGVDWSSLLIEERAGMSFKDVNGNTKPLERILIENGVNTVRQRVWVNPSNGEYNMDYNIQLARRAKAVGLGVYIDFHYSDTWADPGKQGIPSGWPTDIDNLSWKLYNYTLESCNRFQDAGIQPTIISIGNEITPGLLWPTGRTNNWGNIARLLRSAAWGIKDSRLSPKPKIMIHLDNGWNWNTQNNWYTNVLRQGTFEASDYDIMGVSFYPFYSEAASLSALKTSLTNMANTWGKEIQVVETNWPVQCPNPRYQFPADVRSIPFSEAGQVQYVTKVADVVRSVNRGNGLFYWEPAWLNNAALGSSCPENTMFAWGGRARSSISVFQRI, from the exons ATGATACCCAGGCTGAACCGAAAAGGCAACTCACACACTCCTCCGCACTTTCAAAGACGTAAGCTTGCAAATCATGTCTGCCAAGGCTTCCGATGCCGCCAAAAACGTTGGCTTACGGCTTCTAGAGTAACAAATCCGGGATGTGGACCTGGTTTCCAGCAATCACGAGAGATCGCTTTGATGCCTAGGCCGG GTACCTGGATCGGATCAGCAACTCCTCGCATACCGTTATCCACAATGCTTCTCCCATCGTTGTCAACTTTGCTTTTGGCTGGGCTTCCAGCTGTGAACGCCGCCATCACCTACAAAGGTGTGGACTGGTCTTCTCTTCTCATTGAGGAGCGGGCCGGCATGTCGTTCAAGGATGTCAACGGCAACACCAAGCCCCTCGAAAGAATCCTGATTGAGAATGGCGTGAATACTGTTCGGCAGCGTGTCTGGGTCAACCCCAGCAACGGCGAGTACAACATGGATTACAACATCCAGCTTGCGAGAAGGGCGAAAGCTGTCGGGCTCGGTGTGTACATCGACTTCCATTACAGCGACACTTGGGCCGACCCGGGCAAGCAGGGTATCCCCTCCGGATGGCCGACCGACATCGACAATCTTTCCTGGAAGCTGTACAACTACACCCTGGAATCTTGCAACAGATTCCAAGATGCCGGCATTCAGccaaccatcatctccatcggCAATGAGATCACACCTGGCTTGCTGTGGCCGACAGGAAGAACCAACAACTGGGGGAACATCGCACGCCTGCTGCGTAGCGCCGCCTGGGGTATCAAAGACTCGAGGCTTAGCCCCAAGCCAAAGATCATGATCCATCTCGACAATGGATG GAACTGGAATACTCAAAACAACTGGTACACAAACGTCCTCAGACAAGGAACTTTTGAGGCGTCGGACTACGACATCATGGGAGTGTCTTTTTACCCATTCTACTCCGAGGCGGCTTCACTCAGCGCGCTCAAGACCAGTTTGAccaacatggccaacacTTGGGGCAAGGAGATTCAGGTCGTCGAGACCAACTGGCCTGTTCAGTGCCCGAATCCAAGATATCAGTTCCCGGCCGATGTCCGAAGCATTCCGTTTTCCGAGGCTGGGCAGGTGCAGTATGTGACAAAGGTGGCAGACGTTGTTCGGTCCGTCAATCGGGGTAATGGATTGTTCTACTGGGAGCCAGCTTGGTTGAACAATGCCGCCTTGGGATCGTCTTGTCCAGAGAACACCATGTTTGCGTGGGGTGGAAGGGCGCGCTCTAGTATTTCTGTTTTCCAGCGCATCTAG